A single region of the Geobacillus subterraneus genome encodes:
- a CDS encoding MarR family winged helix-turn-helix transcriptional regulator translates to MVERNIDDWIDRYLSVSFLVMKRGAALVKVGLDEEMTHDQYYLLRYIRRRGACTSTELAAMFGVNKSAVTAMTNRLVDKGWLRRDRDESDRRVVALSLTPQGEEWVAEMDRSVYRLVEDVIARFPEKEIETFIRTYEKLARVLQEVEEAR, encoded by the coding sequence ATGGTAGAAAGAAACATCGACGATTGGATCGACCGCTATTTGTCCGTTTCGTTTCTCGTGATGAAGCGCGGAGCGGCGCTCGTCAAAGTCGGGCTTGATGAGGAGATGACGCATGACCAATATTATTTGCTGCGCTACATTCGCCGGCGGGGGGCGTGCACGTCGACGGAACTGGCGGCGATGTTTGGTGTGAACAAAAGCGCGGTGACGGCGATGACGAACCGCCTCGTCGACAAAGGCTGGCTGCGCCGTGACCGTGATGAAAGCGACCGACGTGTTGTGGCCTTATCGTTGACGCCACAAGGAGAGGAATGGGTGGCGGAGATGGACCGGAGCGTCTATCGGCTGGTGGAAGACGTGATCGCTCGCTTTCCGGAGAAAGAAATCGAGACGTTCATCCGGACGTATGAAAAACTGGCCCGCGTGCTGCAGGAGGTGGAGGAAGCGAGATGA
- the crcB gene encoding fluoride efflux transporter CrcB, producing the protein MMASLLVMIGGFFGAICRYAVSRWAARRSPRFPLGTLIVNLLGSFLLGWLAGSGAADAEKLLVGTGFMGAFTTFSTFKWESVQMMQRKQQGKTRTYLVVVCSYLVVTYSFGVLLAWLGYHLGR; encoded by the coding sequence ATGATGGCATCGCTATTGGTGATGATCGGCGGTTTTTTTGGCGCCATCTGCCGTTACGCCGTCAGCCGCTGGGCAGCCCGGCGCTCGCCGCGCTTCCCGCTCGGCACGCTCATTGTGAACTTACTTGGCTCGTTTTTGCTCGGCTGGCTGGCTGGAAGCGGCGCCGCCGATGCTGAAAAATTGCTTGTCGGCACCGGTTTTATGGGCGCGTTCACGACGTTTTCCACGTTCAAATGGGAAAGCGTGCAAATGATGCAGCGAAAACAACAAGGAAAAACGAGGACTTATTTGGTGGTCGTCTGCTCTTATTTGGTCGTTACCTACTCGTTTGGCGTGTTGTTAGCATGGCTTGGCTACCATCTTGGGCGTTGA
- the modA gene encoding molybdate ABC transporter substrate-binding protein has translation MRTIQAAIIALLLLAGLYGCAAGRPDGRQQPVELTVSAAASLQDALEEVKTVFEREHPNIRIHYNFGSSGALQKQIAQGAPVDLFFSAAVQPFAELKQEGLMDSAHEKTVLANELVLIVPKQEEGAIQSLDDITRAKRVAIGIPESVPAGIYAKQTLEQAGLWEKVKPRLVLAKDVRQVLTYVETGNVDAGFVYRTDALVSGNVKIAAVVPDEMHEPIVYPLGVVKTTKYLQEARQFYAYLTSEQALKQFERHGFRRARQH, from the coding sequence ATGCGAACCATTCAGGCCGCGATCATTGCCTTGCTTTTGCTTGCCGGGTTGTATGGATGCGCCGCGGGGCGGCCGGATGGCAGACAACAACCGGTTGAGCTCACCGTCTCAGCGGCTGCCAGTTTGCAAGACGCGCTAGAGGAAGTGAAAACCGTCTTCGAGCGCGAGCATCCGAACATCCGCATTCACTATAACTTTGGGTCATCCGGCGCCTTGCAAAAACAAATCGCGCAAGGGGCGCCGGTCGATTTGTTTTTCTCCGCCGCCGTCCAGCCGTTTGCGGAGCTGAAACAAGAAGGGCTGATGGATTCTGCGCATGAAAAAACGGTGTTAGCCAACGAACTCGTGCTCATTGTGCCAAAACAAGAAGAAGGGGCGATTCAGTCGCTCGATGACATCACTCGCGCGAAACGGGTGGCCATTGGCATCCCTGAGTCGGTGCCGGCCGGCATATACGCGAAACAAACGCTTGAGCAGGCCGGGTTATGGGAAAAAGTCAAGCCGCGCCTCGTTCTGGCCAAAGACGTCCGCCAAGTGTTGACGTATGTCGAAACGGGCAACGTCGACGCCGGCTTTGTGTACCGGACGGACGCGCTTGTCTCCGGCAACGTGAAAATTGCGGCTGTGGTGCCTGATGAGATGCACGAACCGATCGTCTATCCGCTCGGCGTGGTCAAGACGACCAAGTATCTGCAAGAAGCGCGCCAGTTTTATGCTTATTTAACGAGCGAACAAGCGTTGAAGCAGTTTGAACGGCATGGGTTCCGCCGCGCCCGGCAGCACTAA
- a CDS encoding fluoride efflux transporter FluC, with protein MVYLAVGIAGMIGALVRYGLGLLVPAAHGFPFATLFINWTGSFLLSWLTVTFTRRPTWPPWVQTAVTSGFVGSYTTFSTLSVECVELLEQGRWGMAAGYIAASLFGGLTAAWAGSAAAQPKRKGEMVR; from the coding sequence TTGGTTTATCTCGCCGTTGGCATCGCCGGCATGATCGGCGCGCTTGTCCGTTATGGGCTCGGTTTGCTTGTTCCCGCCGCCCATGGCTTTCCGTTTGCGACGCTTTTCATCAACTGGACAGGCTCGTTTTTGCTCAGCTGGCTCACGGTCACATTCACCCGCCGCCCCACGTGGCCGCCATGGGTGCAAACGGCGGTGACGAGCGGTTTTGTCGGCTCGTATACGACGTTTTCCACCCTTAGCGTCGAGTGTGTCGAATTGCTGGAACAAGGACGATGGGGCATGGCCGCTGGTTATATCGCCGCCAGTTTGTTCGGCGGTCTAACCGCGGCATGGGCGGGCTCCGCTGCCGCCCAGCCAAAGCGAAAGGGGGAAATGGTCCGATGA
- a CDS encoding YibE/F family protein, giving the protein MVWKDKLKKMSQKQILLYALIGICLAASVLFVHYNHPFYDRPIAKVIKIELTDTTKVTDMHENEDRLFTQRIIAQLKNGDQKGRLIHLTNQYSSSKAYDQQYRVGDELFVSIDANRNENSHLTGTIQGVKRDKYVLMAAWVFILTLLLIGKKQGLLSIISLAVNSILLSYALDVYLHTSGISLLIICGISIILFTTISLLLVNGFNEKTYAAIVATLLGTFMSLLITYLVMQFTSEQGLRYEEMQFVTRPYKVVFMAGVFIGSLGAVMDVAITMSSSIFGLYEKNNNISIKALKASGMEIGKDIMGTMTNILFFAYISGSIPMLILYLKNASPLMFTLSMNLSLELARALAGGIGIVMTIPIGLYTTIFFIKRKRARA; this is encoded by the coding sequence ATGGTATGGAAGGACAAATTAAAAAAAATGTCTCAAAAACAAATTTTGTTGTACGCGCTCATCGGAATTTGTTTGGCCGCCTCCGTTCTTTTTGTTCACTACAATCATCCCTTCTATGATCGTCCCATTGCCAAAGTGATCAAAATAGAACTGACAGATACAACGAAAGTAACTGATATGCATGAAAATGAAGATCGTCTATTCACCCAACGCATCATTGCTCAATTGAAAAATGGCGACCAAAAAGGGCGGCTTATTCACTTAACTAACCAGTATTCCTCATCGAAAGCTTATGATCAACAATATCGTGTTGGAGATGAATTGTTTGTTTCGATTGATGCAAATAGAAACGAAAACTCACATTTAACTGGAACGATCCAAGGTGTAAAGCGTGACAAATACGTATTGATGGCGGCATGGGTTTTCATCTTGACTTTGCTTCTCATCGGGAAAAAGCAAGGATTGTTGTCGATTATAAGTTTAGCCGTCAACTCCATTTTGTTATCCTATGCATTGGATGTTTATCTCCATACATCCGGCATCAGTCTCTTAATCATATGCGGCATTAGTATCATTTTGTTTACTACCATTTCTTTGTTGCTCGTTAACGGGTTTAATGAAAAAACATATGCCGCTATTGTTGCCACCTTACTGGGAACGTTTATGTCGCTGTTGATCACTTATCTTGTCATGCAATTCACGTCAGAACAAGGCCTTCGATATGAGGAAATGCAATTTGTAACTCGTCCTTATAAAGTCGTGTTTATGGCCGGAGTATTTATCGGATCTTTAGGAGCTGTAATGGATGTGGCAATTACAATGTCCTCTTCCATCTTTGGATTGTATGAAAAGAATAACAACATATCGATCAAAGCACTGAAAGCTTCGGGAATGGAGATCGGGAAGGATATTATGGGAACGATGACAAATATTTTGTTTTTTGCCTATATAAGCGGCTCCATCCCTATGCTTATTTTGTATTTAAAAAATGCCTCCCCCTTAATGTTCACCCTGTCGATGAACCTTTCGCTGGAATTGGCTAGAGCTTTAGCTGGGGGGATTGGAATCGTAATGACAATCCCAATAGGGTTATATACGACTATTTTTTTCATTAAGAGAAAGAGGGCAAGAGCATGA
- a CDS encoding YibE/F family protein, which translates to MNTLFWLGTILFILMVLVGGKKGARSFLAIFFNFGVLILTILIMLIPKADPIILTLIASTLISCISLFYINGVSTKTITAFISSIATVVILLFFIVIVTENAMIQGFGEEEAEGISAFSLYIGIDFVKIGASVIIMSTIGAITDTAIAISSPMREIFHHHPSISRKDLFAFGLRMGRDLLGTSTNTLFFAFFGSYLALLIWFKDLSYSIDQIVNSKIFSAEMIAIFFAGIGVASTIPITSWVTAYFLVKKGRK; encoded by the coding sequence ATGAATACATTGTTCTGGTTAGGAACCATTTTATTCATTCTGATGGTCCTTGTTGGCGGGAAAAAAGGGGCACGATCTTTCTTGGCCATATTCTTCAACTTTGGCGTGCTCATACTCACTATCCTGATTATGCTGATTCCAAAAGCTGATCCGATCATCTTAACATTGATTGCATCCACGTTGATCAGCTGCATTAGCCTTTTTTACATCAATGGAGTGAGCACAAAAACAATCACTGCCTTCATTTCTAGCATAGCCACTGTGGTGATCCTGCTCTTCTTTATTGTCATTGTGACTGAAAATGCTATGATTCAAGGATTTGGCGAAGAGGAAGCCGAGGGGATTTCCGCCTTTTCCCTTTACATTGGAATCGACTTTGTGAAAATCGGGGCATCTGTCATTATTATGAGTACAATAGGTGCGATTACAGATACGGCGATTGCCATTTCGTCTCCAATGCGCGAAATATTCCATCACCATCCATCCATTAGCAGGAAAGATTTGTTTGCCTTCGGTTTACGTATGGGGAGGGATCTATTAGGAACGAGTACAAATACGTTGTTTTTCGCCTTCTTCGGCAGCTATTTGGCATTGCTTATCTGGTTTAAAGATTTATCCTACTCTATCGATCAAATCGTAAATTCAAAAATATTTAGCGCAGAAATGATCGCGATCTTTTTTGCCGGGATTGGTGTAGCATCAACTATTCCAATCACTTCGTGGGTGACCGCTTATTTTTTAGTAAAAAAAGGGAGGAAATAA